One window from the genome of Bradyrhizobium sp. 4 encodes:
- a CDS encoding CmpA/NrtA family ABC transporter substrate-binding protein codes for MRDASHHHRFIGSLCSCGAHAPAQPTVEEAVSESVQQALLHGLFPQPVLRRELLRTVGAGVIIGALSSILPIDTLKAIAQERRPLEKTKLAVGFLPITCAVPLIYGERLGSYRKEGLDVSLQKIAGIALIRDKMLNGELDVSQQVMPVPLTMTAGLGGNVQSIKVLTILNQNGNSLVLANKHKDNRDPKNWKGFTFAVPFEQSHQTLQLRNYLATAGLDPDQDVKYRIVPPTEYVASLRVGSIDGFFGGEPGGQRAVYEGAGFIHLISKDIWDGHPCCSVTAAESWIQQNPNTFMAFYRAIIASSLHVSKPENRVGMAKVLSEPQYLNAPEIVLEQVLSGTYADGLGTIRKDPRRVDYQPFPQYSAAVWLMTQLRRWNMLKEDVDYKVLAEKVMLATDAARIMREQGVTPPAVGFGTERILGNEFDSNKPQDYLSSVRKGG; via the coding sequence AGGCACTTCTGCATGGCCTTTTCCCGCAGCCGGTTTTGCGGCGGGAACTGCTTCGCACCGTTGGCGCTGGGGTGATCATCGGCGCTCTCTCCAGCATCCTGCCAATCGACACCTTGAAGGCAATTGCCCAGGAGCGAAGGCCTCTCGAGAAAACCAAGCTGGCTGTTGGCTTCCTCCCGATCACCTGCGCCGTTCCGCTGATCTACGGCGAAAGGCTCGGCAGCTACCGCAAGGAAGGTCTGGATGTCAGTCTGCAGAAGATCGCCGGTATCGCGCTGATCCGCGACAAGATGCTCAACGGCGAGCTGGACGTCTCGCAGCAGGTGATGCCGGTCCCCCTGACGATGACAGCCGGCCTCGGCGGTAACGTCCAGTCAATCAAGGTGCTGACCATCTTGAACCAGAACGGCAACTCCCTCGTCCTGGCCAACAAGCACAAGGACAATCGGGATCCCAAGAACTGGAAGGGCTTCACATTCGCGGTCCCGTTCGAGCAAAGTCACCAGACCCTGCAGCTGCGCAACTATTTGGCTACCGCCGGGCTCGATCCGGACCAAGATGTCAAATACCGCATCGTACCTCCGACCGAATACGTGGCGAGCCTTCGCGTCGGAAGCATCGATGGTTTTTTCGGCGGAGAGCCGGGCGGTCAGCGCGCGGTCTACGAAGGCGCTGGCTTCATTCATCTGATCTCGAAGGATATCTGGGATGGACATCCTTGTTGCTCTGTCACCGCCGCGGAAAGCTGGATCCAGCAAAATCCCAACACATTCATGGCGTTCTACCGCGCCATCATCGCGTCCAGTCTTCATGTCTCGAAGCCGGAGAACCGGGTCGGCATGGCGAAGGTGCTGTCAGAGCCGCAATATCTCAATGCTCCCGAAATTGTCCTCGAGCAGGTTTTGAGCGGCACGTATGCCGACGGCCTTGGCACCATCCGGAAAGATCCGCGGCGGGTTGATTATCAGCCGTTTCCGCAATATTCGGCAGCAGTTTGGCTGATGACCCAGCTCCGGCGCTGGAACATGCTAAAGGAGGATGTCGACTATAAGGTGCTCGCCGAAAAGGTGATGCTGGCGACCGATGCCGCTCGGATCATGCGCGAGCAGGGCGTGACGCCGCCAGCGGTCGGCTTCGGCACCGAAAGGATTCTCGGGAACGAATTCGATTCCAATAAGCCGCAGGACTACCTGTCTTCGGTCCGGAAGGGGGGCTGA
- a CDS encoding ABC transporter permease, which produces MEVSRRLQQPWVSSVAIFIVFVSVWGWFTAGSSGGVSAADAEYARLAGQSAPGQQAGAIPSPWIVALRGRDLITHAFDHDNPNNLGIAWHLAYSMGRVALGFTLALLVAVPLGFLLGLWPACHRALDPFIQILRPVSPLAWMPLALYTFRDSTVSTIFIIFICAVWPMLISTATGTASVRAEWLNVSRVFGLPRLEHVARVVFPASVPMILSGMRISIGIAWFVIVAAEMVGAQSGIGYFIWNEWNNLQIASMIVAIVLVGGIGLALDILLKRIGESLSFRE; this is translated from the coding sequence ATGGAGGTGTCACGCCGGCTGCAGCAGCCCTGGGTATCCTCGGTCGCGATCTTCATCGTATTTGTAAGCGTCTGGGGCTGGTTCACCGCCGGTTCGTCGGGAGGTGTTAGCGCTGCCGACGCCGAATATGCCCGCCTTGCCGGCCAGAGCGCGCCGGGTCAGCAGGCCGGTGCGATCCCCTCACCGTGGATCGTCGCGCTCCGCGGCCGGGATCTGATCACACACGCCTTCGATCACGACAATCCCAACAATCTGGGCATCGCATGGCATCTGGCCTATTCCATGGGCCGCGTAGCACTGGGCTTCACGCTGGCCTTACTCGTCGCGGTGCCCCTAGGCTTCTTGCTCGGTCTATGGCCTGCTTGCCATCGCGCGTTGGATCCTTTCATTCAGATCCTGCGGCCGGTATCGCCACTCGCGTGGATGCCGCTGGCGCTCTATACGTTCCGCGACAGCACCGTCTCGACGATCTTCATCATCTTCATCTGTGCAGTCTGGCCGATGTTGATCAGCACGGCAACCGGGACAGCTTCCGTGCGGGCTGAATGGCTGAACGTCTCGCGCGTATTCGGTCTTCCACGATTAGAGCATGTCGCGCGCGTCGTCTTTCCCGCCAGTGTGCCTATGATCCTGTCGGGAATGAGGATCTCGATCGGTATCGCCTGGTTCGTCATCGTGGCTGCCGAGATGGTCGGCGCACAGAGCGGCATCGGGTACTTCATCTGGAACGAATGGAATAATCTCCAGATCGCGAGCATGATCGTCGCCATCGTCCTGGTCGGCGGTATTGGATTGGCGCTAGATATTTTGCTCAAGCGAATAGGCGAAAGCCTCAGCTTCCGGGAATAG
- a CDS encoding ABC transporter ATP-binding protein: MADLEINDVSMSFVDRSGKGLLALDRISLAIEDSEFVCLIGHSGCGKSTLLNIVAGLLAPTKGAIRCAGTTISGPGPERAMVFQSHALLPWMTCYENVRLAVKQAFKGAAASELKDRSEQALKLVHLEHAINKYPFEVSGGMKQRAGIARAFAVEPKVLLLDEPFGALDALTKSSLQDELVRIVEKTPTTVVMVTHDIDEAIFLSDRIVALSNGPAARIGRIWEIDTLRPRDRLKLATHAGSLQYRKEILEYLYRRECVPQGMVEL; encoded by the coding sequence ATGGCGGATCTCGAGATCAACGATGTGTCAATGTCGTTTGTTGACCGTTCTGGCAAGGGGCTTCTTGCGCTGGATAGAATCTCGCTCGCTATCGAAGACAGCGAGTTTGTCTGCTTGATCGGCCATTCAGGCTGCGGCAAGAGCACGTTGCTAAACATTGTTGCTGGCCTTCTGGCGCCTACAAAGGGTGCAATACGCTGCGCCGGGACGACGATTTCTGGCCCGGGGCCGGAGCGCGCAATGGTCTTCCAGAGCCATGCTCTATTGCCCTGGATGACTTGCTACGAAAATGTTCGCCTTGCGGTCAAACAGGCCTTCAAGGGTGCCGCGGCATCCGAATTGAAGGATCGCTCAGAGCAGGCGCTGAAGCTTGTTCACCTGGAGCACGCCATCAACAAATACCCATTCGAGGTGTCAGGTGGAATGAAGCAGCGGGCGGGCATCGCTCGCGCTTTTGCGGTCGAGCCTAAGGTGCTGCTGTTGGACGAGCCGTTCGGCGCGCTCGATGCGCTGACCAAGTCGAGCCTTCAGGACGAACTGGTTCGCATCGTGGAAAAGACCCCGACCACAGTTGTAATGGTCACGCACGACATAGACGAAGCGATCTTCCTGAGCGATCGAATTGTCGCGCTCTCGAACGGACCGGCTGCGCGAATCGGCCGGATTTGGGAGATTGATACTTTGCGACCGCGGGACCGGCTCAAACTGGCGACCCACGCCGGGAGTCTGCAGTATAGAAAGGAAATTCTCGAGTATCTGTATCGACGAGAATGCGTGCCTCAGGGAATGGTAGAGCTATAA
- a CDS encoding LysR family transcriptional regulator: protein MFDWNDLKFFLELARQGRLMPAARRLKVDHTTVSRRISELERDLGIKIFDRKPNGFVLTEDGHKLYQEAEKIEGAALVISEDFRATPAEPAGRVRLTSMEGIAAFYLAEKLVQFNEKHPGVVVELVTERHLINLTKREADVCISFVPLVGPKLSVKKAGEFKLGLFASSRYIVERGTPGTMEELKRHDFIDYVDDLVAIQPVQWLHDVLVPESVVFRSTSMAAQQNAIAVGRGIGLLPFFSAKKDPRLVWLMKDVVVTRSLYISVHEDIEYMGRVRTLLRFLHEIFKADRAYLNEFE from the coding sequence ATGTTCGACTGGAACGACCTGAAATTCTTCCTTGAACTCGCCCGGCAGGGGCGGTTGATGCCGGCCGCGCGGCGCCTCAAAGTCGACCACACGACGGTCAGCCGGCGCATTTCAGAGCTTGAGCGAGATCTTGGTATCAAGATTTTCGACCGCAAGCCGAACGGGTTCGTGCTGACGGAGGACGGGCACAAGCTCTACCAAGAGGCCGAGAAAATTGAGGGCGCGGCCCTGGTGATATCGGAAGATTTCCGCGCCACGCCCGCCGAGCCCGCGGGTCGCGTGCGGCTGACGAGCATGGAGGGTATTGCCGCCTTCTATCTTGCAGAAAAATTGGTCCAATTCAATGAGAAGCACCCGGGCGTTGTCGTGGAGCTTGTGACCGAAAGGCATCTGATCAATCTGACCAAACGCGAGGCGGATGTGTGCATCAGCTTCGTTCCCCTCGTGGGCCCCAAACTTTCGGTCAAAAAAGCTGGCGAGTTCAAGCTTGGGCTGTTCGCGTCGTCCAGGTACATCGTGGAACGGGGGACGCCGGGCACCATGGAAGAATTGAAGCGTCACGATTTCATTGATTATGTCGACGATCTCGTGGCTATCCAGCCGGTGCAGTGGCTTCACGACGTCCTGGTGCCGGAGAGCGTCGTCTTTCGATCGACCAGCATGGCAGCCCAGCAGAATGCGATCGCTGTCGGGCGTGGCATCGGCCTTCTGCCCTTCTTCTCGGCAAAAAAGGATCCTCGCCTTGTATGGCTCATGAAAGATGTGGTGGTCACGCGATCGCTCTACATTTCCGTCCATGAGGATATCGAATATATGGGTAGGGTCCGTACGCTGCTGCGGTTCCTTCATGAGATCTTCAAGGCGGACAGAGCGTACCTGAACGAATTCGAGTGA
- a CDS encoding molybdopterin-dependent oxidoreductase, whose translation MADDFTYKVRGFFGRIPSEPHLLTDRITPVEGCIVLCHLGVLDVTHGDDWTLEIAGLVETPASFSVGQLKSLPKTEVVSVHQCAGSPLAPDKPTQRVCNVRWAGVRLDHVLGSAGVARSANFVWSQGADSGDFGGIACGHYIKDLPLSRISDDVLLAYEMNGAPLLPEHGYPLRLVVPGFYGTNSVKWLRKLELRSERAPGVFTTTWYNDLAPDGSTQPVWAIAPQSVIVAPKPNRQLRRDEVLQVWGWAWGDDGIAAVELSADEGRNWQGCRLEKVSGRSWTKFTCDWIVKEGCCGLLSRAISRSGENQPAGGRRNAIYRVPVLVV comes from the coding sequence ATGGCTGACGACTTTACGTACAAGGTACGCGGCTTCTTCGGCCGAATTCCCTCTGAACCGCATCTGCTGACCGACCGCATCACGCCAGTCGAAGGCTGCATCGTGTTGTGCCATCTCGGTGTTCTCGATGTCACTCATGGGGATGATTGGACGCTGGAAATCGCCGGCCTGGTCGAGACGCCCGCGAGCTTCTCCGTCGGTCAGCTCAAGTCGCTTCCAAAGACCGAGGTGGTCTCGGTGCATCAATGTGCAGGTAGCCCGCTGGCGCCCGACAAGCCCACGCAGCGGGTCTGCAACGTGCGCTGGGCGGGCGTTCGTCTGGATCATGTGCTAGGATCAGCGGGCGTGGCGAGGAGCGCAAATTTCGTTTGGTCACAGGGGGCGGACTCCGGCGACTTCGGAGGCATCGCGTGCGGACATTACATCAAGGATCTGCCGCTCTCCCGGATATCCGACGACGTCTTGCTCGCCTACGAGATGAACGGAGCGCCGCTGCTTCCTGAGCACGGGTATCCGTTGCGGTTGGTGGTCCCGGGCTTCTACGGCACGAACAGCGTCAAATGGCTCCGCAAGCTCGAATTGCGCTCGGAGCGGGCTCCGGGCGTCTTCACCACCACATGGTACAACGACCTCGCGCCGGACGGCTCGACCCAGCCGGTGTGGGCGATCGCCCCCCAATCGGTCATCGTGGCGCCAAAGCCGAATCGTCAGCTCAGGCGTGACGAGGTTTTGCAGGTCTGGGGATGGGCCTGGGGTGACGACGGAATTGCGGCGGTCGAACTGAGCGCCGATGAAGGGCGGAACTGGCAGGGATGCCGCTTGGAGAAGGTGTCAGGACGATCCTGGACCAAGTTCACCTGTGATTGGATAGTAAAAGAGGGATGCTGCGGTCTCCTGTCTCGGGCGATCTCGCGATCGGGCGAGAATCAGCCGGCCGGCGGCCGACGCAACGCGATCTATCGCGTGCCGGTCCTGGTCGTCTGA
- a CDS encoding carbon-nitrogen hydrolase family protein — MPSNLPRFKAAACHTSSVFLDAAKSADKACDLVAEAARNGASLVAFPESFIPGFPVWAALQAPIMSHDFFRALSAQALRLDSAELTKVRMAAKRHNVVVSIGFTEGTVASLGCIWNSNLLIGQDGSILNHHRKLVPTFYEKLVWAAGDARGLRVAQTSIGRIGMLICGENTNPLARYSLMAQGEQVHISTYPPIWPTRPSKEKGGYDLRRAIEIRAGAHSFEAKCFNIVSSACMDVGMKDALGQANPAMLDLIEGTPHAVSMILDPTGQIISDVLSDSEGIAYADIDVAQCVEPKQFHDVVGYYNRFDVFSLTIDRSQREPAVFIDMETGEGDERPVQSSQQETVRPRVAELERAVAD, encoded by the coding sequence ATGCCGTCGAATTTGCCGCGCTTCAAAGCTGCCGCGTGCCACACATCTTCAGTTTTCCTCGACGCGGCCAAAAGTGCAGACAAGGCCTGCGACCTCGTTGCCGAAGCGGCACGCAACGGTGCCTCGCTGGTTGCTTTCCCGGAATCGTTCATTCCCGGCTTTCCCGTGTGGGCGGCGCTGCAGGCGCCGATCATGTCTCATGATTTCTTCAGAGCGTTGTCGGCCCAGGCATTGCGGCTCGACAGCGCGGAATTGACAAAGGTCAGGATGGCGGCCAAGCGCCACAACGTCGTGGTCTCTATCGGTTTTACGGAAGGGACGGTTGCCAGCCTTGGCTGTATCTGGAACTCCAATCTTTTGATCGGCCAAGATGGATCGATCCTGAATCATCATCGCAAACTCGTTCCGACCTTTTACGAGAAGCTGGTCTGGGCTGCCGGAGATGCGCGTGGGTTGCGCGTCGCGCAGACCTCCATCGGCCGCATTGGCATGCTGATTTGTGGTGAGAATACGAATCCACTTGCCCGCTATTCATTGATGGCGCAGGGCGAGCAAGTTCATATTTCGACCTACCCGCCGATCTGGCCGACGCGTCCCTCCAAGGAGAAGGGGGGCTATGACCTACGCAGGGCCATCGAGATCCGGGCTGGAGCTCATTCGTTTGAAGCCAAATGCTTCAACATCGTTTCGTCCGCCTGCATGGACGTAGGTATGAAGGACGCGCTCGGACAGGCTAACCCCGCCATGCTGGATCTGATCGAGGGCACACCGCATGCTGTATCGATGATCCTCGATCCAACAGGGCAGATTATCAGCGACGTCCTCTCAGACAGCGAAGGCATCGCATATGCCGATATTGACGTCGCGCAATGCGTCGAACCGAAGCAATTTCACGATGTCGTAGGCTACTACAATCGTTTCGATGTGTTTTCGCTGACGATTGACCGTTCACAGCGCGAGCCGGCCGTTTTTATCGACATGGAAACAGGCGAGGGGGACGAACGGCCGGTCCAGTCCTCGCAGCAGGAGACGGTCAGACCCAGAGTGGCCGAGCTTGAGCGGGCAGTTGCGGACTGA
- a CDS encoding glutathione S-transferase yields MSATIKLYGGKLSGHSHRVELMLGLLSLPYELIPTPPAERKTPAYLAMNPFGQIPVVDDDGTVVADSNAILIYLAKRYDTTETWLPEDPVSAAAVQRWLSVAAGQLAYGPATARLGKVFNLPVDGRQAAGVASSLFSVMDGHLAKHEFLAATHPTVADLACYSYTRAAPEGGIELSSYPNIVAWLGRLEALPNFQRMPSAPAS; encoded by the coding sequence ATGTCAGCTACGATCAAGCTCTATGGCGGTAAATTGTCGGGACACAGCCACCGGGTCGAGCTCATGCTCGGGCTTCTCTCGCTTCCTTACGAGTTGATCCCAACGCCCCCTGCCGAGCGGAAGACGCCGGCCTATCTCGCAATGAACCCGTTCGGGCAGATACCTGTCGTCGATGATGACGGCACCGTCGTTGCCGATTCCAACGCAATCCTGATCTATCTGGCCAAGCGCTACGACACTACCGAGACGTGGCTTCCGGAAGATCCGGTCAGTGCGGCTGCCGTGCAACGTTGGCTGTCCGTGGCAGCGGGACAGCTGGCATATGGACCAGCAACAGCTCGGCTGGGCAAGGTGTTCAACTTGCCCGTCGATGGCCGGCAAGCGGCCGGGGTCGCCAGCAGTCTTTTCAGCGTGATGGATGGTCATCTTGCGAAGCACGAATTTCTCGCGGCAACCCATCCGACCGTGGCTGATCTCGCTTGCTACAGCTACACACGGGCCGCTCCGGAGGGAGGCATTGAACTGTCCTCCTACCCGAACATTGTCGCCTGGCTGGGGCGGCTGGAAGCACTTCCGAATTTTCAGCGGATGCCAAGCGCGCCTGCGAGCTGA